In the Theobroma cacao cultivar B97-61/B2 chromosome 1, Criollo_cocoa_genome_V2, whole genome shotgun sequence genome, one interval contains:
- the LOC18613499 gene encoding cullin-1 codes for MERKTIDLDQGWDYMQKGITKLKRILEGLPEPPFSSEEYMMLYTTIYNMCTQKPPHDYSQQLYDKYREAFEEYITSTVLPSLRERHDEFMLRELVKRWANHKIMVRWLSRFFHYLDRYFIARRSLPALNEVGLTCFRDLVYNDVHVKVRDAVITLIDKEREGEQIDRALLKNVLDIFVEIGMGLMDRYEEDFEAHMLQDTGAYYSRKASNWILEDSCPDYMLKSEECLKKERDRVSHYLHSSSETKLSEKVQHELLVMHANQLLDKEHSGCRALLRDDKVEDLSRMYRLYCKIPRGLDPVANIFKQHITAEGTALVQQAEDAASNQASNAAGVQEQVLIRKIIELHDKYMTYVTDCFQNHTLFHKALKEAFEVFCNKTVAGSSSAELLATFCDNILKKGGSEKLSDEAIEETLEKVVKLLAYISDKDLFAEFYRKKLARRLLFDRSANDDHERSILTKLKQQCGGQFTSKMEGMVTDLTLARENQASFEDYLRSNSAAAHPGIDLTVTVLTTGFWPSYKSFDLNLPAEMVKCVEVFKGFYETKTKHRKLTWIYSLGTCHINGKFEQKTIELIVSTYQAAVLLLFNASDRLSYSEIMAQLNLTHDDLVRLLHSLSCAKYKILSKEPNTKTISQSDYFEFNSKFTDKLRRIKIPLPPVDERKKVVEDVDKDRRYAIDAAIVRIMKSRKVLGHQQLVSECVEQLSRMFKPDIKAIKKRMEDLITRDYLERDKDNANMFRYLA; via the exons ATGGAGCGCAAGACTATTGACTTAGATCAGGGATGGGATTATATGCAAAAGGGGATCACAAAGCTTAAGAGGATTTTGGAAGGTTTGCCAGAGCCGCCATTTAGCTCAGAAGAATATATGATGCTTTACAC GACTATCTACAACATGTGTACTCAAAAGCCACCTCATGATTATTCTCAACAGCTTTATGACAAGTACCGAGAGGCATTTGAAGAATATATTACTTCAACG GTGTTGCCATCTTTAAGGGAGAGGCATGATGAGTTCATGCTGAGGGAGCTTGTTAAAAGATGGGCGAACCATAAAATAATGGTTAGGTGGCTATCACGCTTCTTCCACTACCTTGACCGCTACTTCATTGCCCGTAGGTCACTTCCTGCTCTTAATGAAGTTGGGCTGACCTGCTTCCGTGATCTG GTATATAATGATGTGCATGTCAAAGTCAGAGATGCTGTAATTACCCTT ATTGATAAAGAACGTGAGGGAGAGCAGATAGACCGAGCATTATTGAAGAATGTGTTAGATATTTTTGTTGAGATTGGCATGGGACTAATGGATCGTTATGAAGAAGATTTTGAAGCACACATGCTTCAGGATACTGGTGCTTACTATTCACGGAAGGCATCAAACTGGATTCTGGAAGATTCTTGTCCAGATTACATGTTAAAG TCTGAAGAGTGCTTGAAGAAGGAAAGGGACAGAGTGTCTCATTACCTGCATTCAAGCAGTGAGACAAAATTGTCTGAG AAAGTGCAACATGAGTTGTTGGTCATGCATGCTAATCAGTTACTTGATAAGGAGCATTCTGGATGCAGGGCCTTGCTTAGAGATGACAAG GTGGAGGATCTTTCTAGAATGTACAGGCTTTATTGTAAAATACCTCGAGGCTTGGATCCTGTTGCTAATATATTCAAGCAG CATATTACTGCTGAGGGTACAGCCTTGGTTCAACAGGCAGAAGATGCTGCAAGTAACCAG GCCTCAAATGCTGCAGGTGTGCAGGAACAG GTCCTTATCAGGAAAATAATTGAGCTGCACGACAAGTATATGACGTATGTGACTGattgttttcaaaaccataCTCTGTTCCACAAG GCCTTGAAAGAGGCTTTTGAGGTATTTTGCAACAAAACTGTTGCTGGCAGCTCAAGTGCAGAGCTTTTGGCAACTTTCTGTGATAATATCCTCAAGAAGGGTGGAAGTGAGAAATTAAGTGATGAAGCCATTGAAGAAACACTTGAGAAG GTAGTTAAGCTGCTTGCCTATATTAGTGATAAAGACCTCTTTGCTGAATTCTACAG GAAGAAGCTTGCTCGGCGACTGCTTTTTGACCGAAGTGCTAATGACGATCACGAAAGGAGTATTCTGACTAAGCTAAAGCAGCAATGTGGTGGACAGTTCACTTCGAAGATGGAGGGCATG GTCACAGATTTGACTTTGGCAAGGGAAAACCAGGCCAGCTTTGAGGACTATCTTAGAAGTAACTCAGCTGCTGCACATCCTGGGATTGATTTAACAGTTACTGTTCTTACCACAGGATTCTGGCCAAGTTATAAATCATTTGATCTCAATCTCCCTGCTGAGATG GTCAAGTGTGTAGAAGTTTTCAaaggattttatgaaacaaaaacaaaacacagAAAGCTTACATGGATATACTCATTGGGAACTTGCCACATTAATGGCAAGTTTGAGCAGAAAACTATTGAACTCATTGTCTCAACTTATCAG GCTGCTGTCCTTCTGCTCTTTAATGCTTCTGATCGGCTGAGCTATTCAGAGATCATGGCTCAGTTGAACTTGACCCATGATGACTTGGTCAGATTACTACATTCGCTGTCATGTGCCAAGTATAAGATTCTAAGTAAAGAGCCGAACACAAAAACCATCTCCCAAAGTGACTACTTTGAGTTCAACTCTAAGTTTACTGACAAGCTGAGGAGGATAAAG ATTCCTCTCCCTCCGGTGGATGAAAGGAAGAAAGTTGTGGAAGATGTTGATAAAGACCGGCGTTATGCTATTGATGCTGCAATTGTGCGCATAATGAAGAGTCGGAAAGTTTTGGGCCACCAACAGTTAGTTTCAGAGTGCGTTGAGCAGTTGAGTCGCATGTTCAAG CCTGATATTAAAGCCATCAAGAAGCGGATGGAAGATCTCATCACACGAGACTATCTGGAGAGAGACAAGGATAATGCAAACATGTTTAGGTACTTGGCCTAA